A window from Cryobacterium sp. PAMC25264 encodes these proteins:
- a CDS encoding HNH endonuclease → MPPRRKFSAASPAARARYAKRRKGRLARVDNDLTSSEWADLLAAWGGCAYCHVESPALQRDCIMPISRGGRYTLENVVPACPSCNASKHNNEVTGWLRRKKLDERAFLVRYATILPTLLPADQG, encoded by the coding sequence GTGCCCCCTCGCCGCAAGTTCTCCGCTGCTTCACCCGCCGCACGTGCGCGCTACGCGAAGCGACGGAAGGGGCGGCTCGCCCGCGTCGACAACGACCTCACCTCCTCGGAGTGGGCCGACCTCCTCGCCGCCTGGGGAGGATGCGCCTATTGCCACGTCGAGAGCCCAGCCCTGCAGCGGGACTGCATCATGCCGATCTCCCGCGGTGGCCGGTACACCCTCGAGAACGTGGTGCCCGCCTGCCCGTCCTGCAACGCGAGCAAACACAACAACGAGGTCACCGGGTGGCTCCGCCGCAAAAAGCTCGACGAGCGCGCGTTCCTGGTCCGGTACGCGACAATCCTGCCCACTCTTCTGCCGGCAGATCAGGGCTGA
- a CDS encoding YafY family protein, which produces MKRTERLHALSEMLRRNGSRGCSAERLAREFDISVRTVKRDLAALESSGAPLWSRPGPGGGYGLAVGASLPPVSLSSAQAVALLAAVSAAPDAPYADLAAAGIQKILDVLDPRTRARADELAGRVWVNRPPSSSRAIRSALEEAMAEQRVLRLRYTAGDGTTTLRDVEPVLFASTNGQWYLVGWCRLRTAMRWFTVSRIERASVTTAACSGHTIQEVGEPPANARPVHARGE; this is translated from the coding sequence GTGAAGCGAACAGAGCGACTCCATGCGTTGTCCGAGATGCTACGCCGCAACGGCTCACGGGGGTGCTCGGCCGAGAGGCTGGCGAGAGAGTTCGACATATCCGTGCGCACGGTCAAGAGAGACCTCGCCGCGCTGGAGAGCAGCGGCGCGCCGCTCTGGTCCCGTCCAGGTCCAGGCGGCGGCTACGGACTGGCCGTCGGCGCATCCCTGCCGCCGGTCAGCCTGTCCTCAGCCCAGGCCGTGGCGCTCCTGGCGGCCGTGTCTGCGGCGCCGGATGCCCCCTACGCCGATCTGGCCGCGGCCGGCATCCAGAAGATCCTGGACGTGCTCGACCCCCGAACCCGAGCACGAGCCGACGAGTTGGCCGGCCGGGTGTGGGTCAACCGGCCTCCCTCCTCGTCGCGCGCGATCAGGTCGGCACTGGAGGAGGCGATGGCCGAGCAGCGAGTGCTCCGTCTTCGCTACACAGCGGGAGACGGGACCACCACCCTGCGTGACGTGGAACCCGTGCTCTTCGCCTCAACGAACGGCCAGTGGTACCTGGTCGGGTGGTGCCGACTGCGCACCGCAATGCGCTGGTTCACCGTGTCGCGCATCGAGCGGGCCAGCGTCACCACGGCGGCCTGTAGCGGCCACACCATTCAAGAAGTTGGAGAGCCCCCGGCCAATGCCAGACCGGTGCATGCGCGCGGAGAGTGA
- a CDS encoding GntR family transcriptional regulator: MLFRVDQASSVSLADQLAVQVRAAVADGSLPPGTRLPPARELASALDINMHTVLRAYKRLRDDGLLEMRQGRGAWVRADAGAGTVRLAELADALLAEARKLGVTLPDVLTLIQTRG, encoded by the coding sequence ATGTTGTTTCGTGTTGACCAGGCGTCGTCGGTGTCCCTTGCCGACCAATTGGCCGTGCAGGTCCGCGCGGCGGTGGCCGACGGTTCACTGCCGCCGGGCACCCGGCTGCCGCCGGCCCGCGAACTGGCCAGCGCCCTCGACATCAACATGCACACCGTGCTGCGCGCCTATAAGCGACTGAGGGACGACGGTCTGTTGGAGATGCGTCAGGGCCGCGGCGCCTGGGTGCGCGCGGATGCGGGCGCCGGCACGGTGCGCCTAGCCGAGCTGGCCGACGCGCTGCTCGCGGAGGCCCGAAAGCTCGGCGTGACCCTGCCGGATGTGTTGACCCTGATCCAAACGAGAGGCTGA
- a CDS encoding sensor histidine kinase — MTPTSQAAPTADLRMMRRSTVLTLGVVVLVGGFVQLLLGVNLPPTPRMILLSALTLAAVAAALAAIPLLLRVSGEAAPTHPLVLALIGASGVAWLLAVPAPFAGWGWAFLFALAGGVLSCLVHGWWKVAVVLGTNAVIVGGGLIGLLASPARVASAGTDDTADLIVLGTLALFTLMPLSAVWALQVVLRLEQARQTAAELAVAKERLRFATDLHDIQGHNLQVIALKSELAERLLTARPEQAAREIADIRVIAQAALDDTRAVVNDYRTVTVAVEVRNAAAVLRSAGIRCEARIETPGMPTAMGAVFAVAIREAATNVLRHSRATEATIELVLADTEEYRLTVSNNAAGAVRPGGTGLSGLAHRVAGQHGTVETTRTDDIFTLVVRVPTTDAAAPDPAQACTPDHGMPADGRVPAAAPTGREAGR; from the coding sequence ATGACGCCCACCTCGCAGGCCGCGCCCACCGCCGACCTGCGCATGATGCGCCGCTCCACCGTGCTGACGCTCGGGGTCGTGGTGCTCGTCGGCGGCTTCGTGCAGCTTCTGTTGGGGGTCAACCTGCCCCCGACGCCGCGGATGATCCTGCTCTCGGCGCTCACACTGGCCGCCGTCGCCGCCGCGCTTGCCGCCATTCCGCTGCTACTCCGGGTGTCGGGCGAGGCCGCGCCCACGCATCCGCTCGTGCTCGCCCTGATCGGTGCCAGCGGCGTGGCGTGGCTGCTGGCGGTGCCGGCCCCGTTCGCGGGGTGGGGCTGGGCGTTCCTGTTCGCGTTGGCCGGCGGGGTGCTCAGCTGTCTGGTGCACGGATGGTGGAAAGTTGCGGTGGTGCTCGGCACCAACGCGGTCATCGTCGGCGGCGGTCTGATCGGCCTCCTCGCCTCCCCAGCCCGCGTCGCCTCGGCCGGCACCGACGACACGGCCGACCTCATCGTGCTCGGCACCCTCGCGCTGTTCACGCTGATGCCATTGAGCGCGGTCTGGGCGTTGCAGGTGGTGCTCCGGCTGGAGCAGGCCCGGCAGACCGCGGCCGAGCTCGCGGTGGCGAAGGAGCGACTCCGGTTCGCCACGGACCTGCACGACATCCAGGGCCACAACCTGCAGGTGATCGCCTTGAAGAGCGAGCTGGCCGAACGGCTGCTCACCGCACGTCCCGAGCAGGCCGCCCGCGAGATCGCCGACATTCGGGTGATCGCGCAAGCGGCCCTCGACGACACCCGCGCGGTCGTGAACGACTACCGCACGGTCACCGTGGCCGTGGAGGTGCGGAACGCCGCGGCGGTGCTGCGCTCCGCGGGCATCCGCTGCGAGGCCCGCATCGAAACGCCCGGCATGCCCACCGCGATGGGTGCCGTGTTCGCCGTCGCGATCCGGGAGGCGGCCACGAATGTGCTCCGGCACAGTCGGGCCACCGAGGCCACGATCGAGCTGGTGCTCGCGGATACGGAGGAGTACCGGTTGACGGTGAGCAACAACGCTGCCGGAGCCGTGCGGCCCGGCGGAACGGGCCTCTCTGGCCTTGCCCATCGCGTCGCCGGGCAACACGGCACGGTCGAGACCACCCGCACCGACGATATCTTCACGCTGGTGGTGCGGGTGCCCACGACGGATGCCGCCGCCCCCGACCCGGCGCAGGCCTGCACTCCTGACCACGGCATGCCCGCCGACGGCCGAGTCCCGGCCGCAGCACCGACCGGACGGGAGGCCGGCCGATGA
- a CDS encoding iron-containing redox enzyme family protein: MRLPTSRGPVSGALLELLDGSPTAADTGLTAALRERTSAALADTADIVQDDDLQTALFLAYELRYSGLHGIDDDWEWHPEVLALCGAIEAPFEQALRERASVTDLPEPGVENVAAALFELTGSDSGPSVSRYLAKKATDEQAREFLILRSIYQLKEADPHTWAIPRLRRHAKAALVEIQADEYGGGRFDRMHAELFARTMRGVGLDATNGHYVDVVPAITLASSNMMTMFGSHRRLRGAIAGHLAAFEMTSSLPNRLYGNGFRRLGYDADVTFYFDEHVEADAVHEQIAARDLAGSLATDEPELLVDVFFGAAAGLYVDGLAGAQQIDAWTAGTSALRAPLNAAVTA, from the coding sequence ATGCGACTCCCCACTTCCCGAGGCCCGGTCAGCGGCGCCCTGCTCGAGCTCCTCGACGGCTCCCCCACCGCCGCCGACACCGGTCTCACCGCGGCCTTGCGTGAGCGCACATCCGCCGCGCTGGCCGACACGGCCGACATCGTGCAGGACGACGACCTGCAGACCGCCCTGTTCCTGGCCTACGAGCTGCGTTACAGCGGCCTGCACGGCATCGACGACGACTGGGAATGGCACCCCGAGGTGCTCGCCCTCTGCGGCGCGATCGAAGCCCCGTTTGAACAGGCGCTGCGCGAACGCGCATCCGTTACCGACCTGCCCGAACCCGGGGTGGAGAACGTCGCCGCGGCACTGTTCGAGTTGACCGGATCCGACAGCGGCCCGAGCGTCTCTCGTTACCTGGCGAAAAAGGCCACGGACGAGCAGGCGCGGGAGTTCCTTATCCTGCGCTCGATCTACCAGCTCAAGGAGGCCGACCCGCACACCTGGGCGATCCCGCGCCTGCGCCGCCACGCCAAAGCGGCCCTCGTGGAGATCCAGGCCGACGAGTACGGCGGCGGACGATTCGACCGGATGCACGCCGAGCTGTTCGCCCGCACCATGCGCGGCGTGGGCCTGGACGCAACCAACGGCCACTATGTGGACGTGGTGCCGGCGATCACGCTGGCCTCGAGCAACATGATGACCATGTTCGGCAGCCACCGGCGCCTCCGCGGCGCCATCGCCGGGCACCTGGCCGCTTTCGAGATGACCTCGTCGCTGCCCAACCGGCTCTACGGCAACGGGTTCCGGCGGCTGGGCTACGACGCCGACGTCACCTTCTACTTCGACGAGCACGTCGAAGCGGATGCGGTGCACGAGCAGATCGCCGCCCGCGACCTGGCCGGGTCCCTCGCCACCGACGAGCCCGAGTTACTCGTGGACGTCTTCTTCGGTGCCGCGGCCGGACTCTATGTGGACGGCCTGGCCGGGGCGCAGCAGATCGACGCCTGGACGGCCGGCACCTCGGCCCTGCGGGCGCCGCTGAATGCCGCGGTGACCGCATGA
- a CDS encoding CDGSH iron-sulfur domain-containing protein: MSEPDAQPATRWDDQWDEYPDTGATEPVSITAYPNGPLLVRGPFEILTPTGEVIPPRRKTVALCRCGVSSLKPFCDGSHKAIGFRTEQEPPAPQPPLS, from the coding sequence ATGAGCGAGCCCGACGCCCAGCCGGCGACCCGGTGGGACGACCAGTGGGACGAGTACCCCGACACCGGTGCGACCGAGCCGGTGAGCATCACCGCCTACCCGAACGGTCCGTTGCTGGTGCGCGGACCGTTCGAGATCCTCACGCCCACGGGCGAGGTGATTCCGCCGCGACGGAAGACCGTGGCGCTCTGCCGTTGCGGGGTCTCCTCGCTCAAGCCGTTCTGCGACGGCAGCCACAAGGCGATCGGGTTCCGCACGGAGCAGGAGCCGCCGGCTCCGCAGCCCCCGTTGTCTTGA
- a CDS encoding HAD family hydrolase, producing the protein MSPAKAVLFDIDGTLVDSNYLHIDAWQRAFQTLDTDVEAWRIHRSIGQDAGQLLSSLVGERPDDWVSRAKELHAANYQELAPRLRVFPQARELLSALAKRGVIVVLAASAPEEELNILLDLLDSDEAIHATTNSDDVAVAKPDPDIVKLALERAGVEPAEALFIGDSVWDIEAAARARVRSLGVLSGGIAGDLLTDAGAWSVFGGTDEILDRLEELGLSA; encoded by the coding sequence ATGAGCCCGGCGAAGGCAGTGCTCTTCGACATCGACGGCACCCTGGTCGACTCCAATTACCTGCACATCGATGCCTGGCAGCGCGCCTTCCAGACGCTCGACACCGACGTCGAGGCGTGGCGCATCCACCGGTCGATCGGCCAGGATGCCGGCCAACTGCTGTCGTCGCTGGTGGGGGAGCGGCCGGACGACTGGGTGAGCCGGGCGAAGGAGTTGCACGCCGCGAATTACCAGGAACTCGCGCCCCGGTTGCGCGTCTTCCCGCAGGCACGAGAGCTGCTGTCGGCCCTGGCCAAGCGGGGTGTCATCGTGGTGCTCGCCGCCTCGGCGCCCGAGGAGGAGCTGAACATCCTGCTCGATCTGCTCGATTCCGATGAGGCCATCCACGCGACCACCAACTCCGATGACGTGGCTGTGGCCAAGCCCGACCCCGACATCGTCAAGCTGGCCCTCGAGCGAGCTGGCGTCGAGCCCGCCGAGGCACTGTTCATCGGCGACTCGGTCTGGGATATCGAGGCCGCGGCTCGCGCCCGGGTGCGCTCGCTCGGAGTGCTGTCCGGCGGGATCGCCGGTGATCTGCTCACCGACGCGGGTGCCTGGAGTGTCTTCGGAGGCACCGACGAGATCCTCGACCGCCTCGAGGAGCTGGGCCTGAGCGCCTAA
- a CDS encoding TetR/AcrR family transcriptional regulator yields MTNENTGHTPRPRPATQRKRTEILDAAIDIFGNRGYANGTLADIAEQVDITHAGVLHHFGSKQNLLLEMLAYRDQTDVADLDEQHIPDGPELFLHLVRTAVANSRRAGIVQVYTVLSAESVTDDHPARSFFEGRYSTLRGEVAEAFRVLCAQEGVAEPSTIDAASASILAVMDGLQLQWLLHPKEIELAEASEFAIRAIVNAVLRPGPELSDYSRH; encoded by the coding sequence GTGACCAACGAAAACACGGGCCATACCCCCCGCCCCAGACCTGCCACCCAGCGCAAACGCACCGAGATTCTCGACGCCGCAATCGACATCTTCGGCAATCGCGGCTACGCGAACGGCACCCTCGCCGACATCGCCGAGCAGGTGGACATCACCCACGCCGGGGTGCTGCACCACTTCGGGTCCAAGCAGAATCTGCTGCTCGAGATGCTCGCCTACCGCGACCAGACCGACGTCGCCGACCTGGACGAACAGCACATCCCGGATGGGCCGGAGCTCTTCCTGCATTTGGTGCGCACCGCTGTCGCGAACTCGCGCCGGGCCGGTATCGTGCAGGTGTACACGGTGCTATCCGCTGAGTCCGTCACCGATGATCACCCGGCACGCTCGTTTTTCGAGGGCCGGTACTCGACGCTGAGAGGCGAGGTCGCGGAGGCGTTCCGCGTGTTGTGCGCGCAGGAGGGCGTCGCGGAGCCGTCGACGATCGACGCCGCCTCGGCGAGCATCCTCGCCGTGATGGACGGACTGCAGCTGCAGTGGCTGCTGCATCCGAAGGAGATCGAGCTGGCCGAGGCCAGCGAGTTCGCCATTCGGGCAATCGTCAACGCCGTGCTGCGGCCGGGCCCGGAGCTGTCCGACTACTCCCGGCACTGA
- a CDS encoding alpha/beta fold hydrolase → MKKPLRIALTTLGVLVAIPVLLVATTAVVNAVATASEASAITDYGQRVPVDGKEMNVVQSGDGDQTVVLLPGLGTAAPGLDFQPLIDELDDTYRVVAVEPFGTGLSDQTDTPRTAANITREVHEALQYLDVDRYVLMGHSIAGIYALTYSAAYADELVAFVGIDSSVPDQPGAGEPIPAGLISTLSTLGITRALTSLAPDPYLGLPYDEQTIAQMKLLSSKNSAAPTLVNEMDNTPANFAVVSGQTFPADLPVLLFVRSNDTDVDGWVALHDKQAASVDTGQVIPLTGDHYLHHTLSPEIARDTTDFLATLSIR, encoded by the coding sequence ATGAAGAAACCCCTGCGCATCGCGCTCACTACCCTCGGCGTGCTCGTGGCGATTCCGGTGCTGCTCGTGGCCACGACCGCCGTGGTCAACGCCGTCGCCACTGCCTCCGAAGCCTCCGCGATCACCGACTACGGGCAGCGGGTTCCCGTCGACGGCAAAGAGATGAACGTGGTGCAGAGCGGCGACGGCGACCAGACCGTCGTGCTGCTGCCCGGACTCGGCACCGCCGCTCCCGGACTCGACTTCCAGCCCCTGATCGACGAACTCGACGACACCTACCGGGTGGTGGCGGTCGAGCCGTTCGGCACCGGTCTCAGCGACCAAACCGACACCCCGCGCACCGCCGCGAACATCACCCGGGAGGTGCACGAGGCGCTGCAGTACCTCGACGTAGACCGGTACGTGCTGATGGGTCACTCCATCGCCGGCATCTACGCCCTCACCTACAGCGCCGCCTACGCGGACGAACTCGTCGCGTTCGTCGGCATCGACAGCAGCGTGCCCGACCAGCCCGGCGCCGGCGAGCCGATTCCGGCCGGCCTGATCTCGACGCTGAGCACCCTGGGCATCACCCGGGCCCTCACCTCCCTGGCGCCCGACCCCTACCTGGGTCTGCCCTACGACGAGCAGACCATCGCGCAGATGAAGCTGCTCAGCAGCAAGAATTCGGCGGCCCCGACACTCGTGAACGAGATGGACAACACCCCCGCCAACTTCGCCGTGGTCAGCGGGCAGACCTTCCCCGCCGACCTCCCGGTGCTGCTCTTCGTGCGCTCCAACGACACCGATGTGGACGGTTGGGTGGCCCTGCACGACAAGCAGGCCGCGAGCGTCGACACCGGCCAGGTGATCCCTCTCACCGGCGACCACTACCTCCACCACACCCTCTCGCCCGAGATCGCCCGCGACACCACGGACTTCCTCGCGACGCTGTCGATACGCTGA
- a CDS encoding DUF3137 domain-containing protein: MPMALNGVWILGLGILFTWSFRRLSTRRGTPSRHYRLARFAADNGLSYESGPVIVTHVKPWADRGVLRLTRVMRPVSQRSIEFANYELRAGAAGTGGARFGGFCAVRLSTRLPHILLRAQDGPADQFTLAALPDRAQRLSLEGDFDDHFTLYCPEEYERDALYLFTPDVMARLIDRVHGFDVEIIDDWLFFVSSRDVVTLDPLAWQGLYDAVAALSDKIGRWERWRDDRLPSVPRVPASADAVAENAAGLIARGVKPSAAGSRRVAKPGRRLRMRLAAGDLIGMIAFGLLMIGAVVTIFYSL, from the coding sequence GTGCCGATGGCACTCAACGGCGTGTGGATACTCGGCCTCGGCATCCTGTTCACGTGGTCCTTCAGGCGCCTGTCGACGCGTCGGGGCACTCCGAGCAGGCACTACAGGCTCGCCCGGTTCGCGGCCGACAATGGCCTGAGTTACGAGTCCGGGCCGGTCATCGTGACGCATGTGAAACCCTGGGCGGACCGCGGCGTCCTCAGGCTCACCCGGGTGATGCGGCCCGTCTCGCAGCGCTCGATCGAATTCGCCAACTATGAGCTGCGTGCTGGAGCGGCCGGCACCGGTGGTGCCCGGTTCGGCGGTTTCTGCGCGGTTAGGCTGAGCACCCGCCTGCCGCACATCCTGCTGCGCGCCCAGGACGGCCCGGCCGACCAATTCACGCTGGCGGCGCTGCCCGATCGCGCGCAGCGGCTCTCCCTGGAGGGCGACTTCGACGACCACTTCACCCTGTATTGCCCCGAGGAGTACGAGCGGGATGCGCTGTACCTCTTCACGCCGGATGTGATGGCGCGCCTGATCGACCGTGTGCACGGGTTCGATGTCGAGATCATCGACGACTGGCTGTTTTTCGTGAGCAGCCGAGACGTGGTCACTCTCGACCCTCTCGCTTGGCAGGGACTCTACGATGCGGTGGCCGCTCTGAGCGACAAGATCGGCCGGTGGGAGCGCTGGCGAGATGACCGACTGCCGTCGGTGCCGAGAGTGCCGGCCAGTGCCGATGCGGTTGCCGAGAATGCCGCCGGGCTGATCGCTCGCGGGGTGAAGCCCAGCGCGGCCGGTTCGCGGCGGGTCGCCAAGCCGGGCCGGCGGCTGAGGATGCGCCTCGCGGCCGGTGACCTCATCGGGATGATCGCATTCGGATTGCTGATGATCGGCGCCGTGGTGACGATCTTCTACTCACTCTGA
- a CDS encoding alpha/beta fold hydrolase encodes MPYFTTSDGTEIYYTEQGTGQPVLLSHGWPLSSDAWQVELKLLADAGYRAIAHDRRGHGRSSKTYTGNDMDTYAKDLAELVESLDLTNLVVVGHSTGGGEVVRYAAQHGKGRVAKVITAGAVPPLMVKTDSNPEGTPIEAFDGIRAGVLKDRSQFYQDLSEAFFGANRDGSNVSQGAKDDFWRQGMLVNLAAAFDCVKAFSETDFTEDLKALDVPIFIAHGDDDQIVPIAAAALKSAELVKHGTLKIYGGAPHGVYGDYQDEFDEDMLAFIAE; translated from the coding sequence ATGCCTTACTTCACCACCTCAGACGGAACCGAGATCTACTACACCGAACAGGGCACCGGCCAGCCCGTGCTGCTCAGCCACGGCTGGCCGCTGTCGTCGGACGCCTGGCAGGTCGAGCTCAAGCTGCTGGCGGATGCCGGCTACCGCGCCATCGCGCACGACCGCCGCGGCCACGGGCGCTCGTCGAAGACCTACACGGGCAATGACATGGACACCTACGCCAAGGACCTTGCCGAGCTGGTCGAGTCGCTCGACCTCACCAACCTCGTGGTCGTCGGCCACTCCACCGGCGGCGGCGAGGTGGTGCGCTACGCCGCCCAGCACGGCAAGGGACGGGTGGCCAAGGTCATCACAGCCGGGGCCGTTCCGCCGCTGATGGTGAAGACCGACAGCAACCCAGAGGGCACTCCGATCGAGGCGTTCGACGGCATCCGTGCCGGGGTGCTCAAGGACCGCTCGCAGTTCTACCAGGACCTCAGCGAGGCGTTCTTCGGCGCCAACCGGGACGGGTCGAATGTGTCGCAAGGCGCGAAGGATGACTTCTGGCGCCAGGGGATGCTGGTGAACCTCGCCGCGGCGTTTGACTGCGTGAAGGCGTTCTCGGAGACCGACTTCACCGAGGACCTCAAGGCGCTGGATGTGCCGATCTTCATCGCGCACGGCGACGACGACCAGATCGTGCCGATCGCCGCGGCCGCGCTGAAGTCGGCTGAGCTGGTGAAGCACGGCACCCTGAAGATCTACGGGGGCGCCCCGCACGGTGTGTACGGCGACTACCAGGACGAGTTCGACGAGGACATGCTGGCGTTCATCGCGGAGTAG
- a CDS encoding DDE-type integrase/transposase/recombinase, with the protein MPVVRACALVGYSRASFYRHRSPRARLAAPIPQKDRHQPATLSTAESAQILALINTPEYEGFSICQAFYRAWDAGVYLASKSSWYRVARAAGQVHERRRQAEGSPKKIPELVATAPSQVWSWDITKLKTTIRGRYFHLYVIMDIYSRRVVGWRLEAYEDGDLAEELIQEAVTANHGVAPNSLHSDNGAAMVSTPVSLLLEKLGVDKSFSRPKVSNDNPYSEALFKTAKYDLAFPEIFDTTDDARAYFDWFFHEYNQNHRHSGIAWNTPNDVHYGRTDRVTRRRSQVLNTAFRTHPERYAQHPKPPALPGRVCINDPRQKPKPNLSQTG; encoded by the coding sequence ATGCCGGTGGTGCGGGCCTGCGCGTTGGTCGGCTACTCGCGGGCATCGTTCTATCGGCACCGCAGCCCCCGCGCCCGCCTGGCCGCGCCGATCCCGCAGAAGGACCGGCACCAGCCGGCCACGCTCTCCACTGCGGAGAGCGCGCAGATCCTGGCGCTGATCAACACCCCTGAGTATGAGGGCTTCTCGATCTGCCAAGCCTTTTACCGGGCCTGGGATGCGGGTGTTTACCTGGCGTCGAAGTCTTCCTGGTACCGCGTCGCCCGCGCGGCCGGGCAGGTCCACGAGCGCCGCCGGCAGGCTGAGGGGTCGCCGAAGAAGATCCCCGAGCTGGTCGCGACCGCCCCGTCACAGGTGTGGTCCTGGGACATCACCAAGCTCAAGACCACGATCCGGGGCCGCTACTTCCACCTCTACGTGATCATGGACATCTACTCCCGTCGCGTCGTGGGCTGGCGGCTGGAGGCCTACGAGGATGGTGACCTCGCCGAAGAACTGATCCAAGAAGCGGTCACCGCGAACCACGGCGTCGCGCCGAACTCTCTGCACTCGGATAACGGTGCTGCGATGGTGAGCACACCGGTGTCCTTACTGCTGGAGAAACTCGGCGTCGATAAGTCCTTCTCCCGGCCCAAAGTCTCCAACGACAACCCCTACAGCGAAGCGTTATTCAAGACCGCGAAATACGATCTCGCGTTCCCTGAGATCTTCGACACGACCGATGACGCCCGCGCCTACTTCGACTGGTTCTTCCACGAATACAACCAGAACCACCGCCACTCCGGCATCGCCTGGAACACCCCCAACGACGTTCACTACGGCCGCACCGACCGAGTGACCCGCCGCAGAAGCCAAGTCCTCAACACCGCATTCCGAACGCATCCAGAACGCTACGCCCAACACCCCAAGCCCCCGGCCCTACCGGGCCGGGTATGCATCAACGACCCCCGCCAAAAACCCAAACCCAACCTGTCTCAAACAGGTTGA
- a CDS encoding DNA-binding response regulator gives MIRVVIADDEELIRGALVALLSLEPDLEVVADVADGEAAVAAAIAHRPTIMLLDLEMPRLDGIDAAHRLLRLVDTQVIIVTRHARPGTLKRALAARVRGFVPKSTPASELATIIRSVAAGERYIDARLATAALTEEENPLTPREVDVLRLARDGLATRHIAKQLGLAHGTVRNHISAAMAKLAADSRTAAAAAAWEQGWI, from the coding sequence ATGATCCGGGTGGTGATCGCCGATGACGAGGAACTCATCCGCGGAGCCCTCGTGGCGTTGCTCTCGCTCGAACCCGACCTCGAGGTCGTCGCCGACGTCGCCGACGGGGAGGCAGCGGTGGCGGCGGCGATCGCACACCGCCCCACCATCATGCTGCTCGACCTGGAAATGCCCCGGCTCGACGGCATCGATGCCGCCCACCGGCTGCTGCGCCTGGTGGACACGCAGGTCATCATCGTCACCCGGCATGCCCGGCCCGGTACCCTGAAACGCGCGCTCGCCGCCCGGGTGCGCGGCTTCGTGCCCAAGTCCACCCCGGCGTCGGAGTTGGCCACGATCATCCGTTCGGTTGCTGCTGGCGAGCGGTACATCGACGCGCGTCTGGCCACCGCGGCGCTCACCGAGGAGGAGAACCCGCTCACGCCCCGCGAGGTGGACGTGCTCCGGCTGGCCCGGGACGGCCTGGCCACCCGGCACATCGCCAAGCAGCTCGGCCTCGCGCACGGGACGGTGCGCAACCACATTTCCGCGGCCATGGCCAAGCTTGCCGCCGACTCGCGCACGGCGGCCGCGGCGGCCGCGTGGGAGCAGGGCTGGATCTAG